One region of Zootoca vivipara chromosome 7, rZooViv1.1, whole genome shotgun sequence genomic DNA includes:
- the LOC118089034 gene encoding protein ABHD16B-like, whose protein sequence is MCYKMKTYLMIKDSCLFKKCPVEYRWDEAGTSTVTNGHSSSSTICIDNRNPQGMLTVPQEGAVAESSTSSIFHSFKHCSSKFARYAIAHSIGRWLLYPGSVCLLNKVPANILVNARTRLIEDFHGKRAKLIARDGNEIDTMFVDRRKRKSPEKRGMQLVICCEGNGSFYEVGCFFTPLKAGYSVLGWNHPGFGRSTGKPYPANDVNAMDVVIQYAIRRLGFALPDIAIYGYSLGSYTATWAAKTYPELGGLVLDASFDSLLPLAMKVITKSWKKLVIKTVMEHFNLNVAEMLCQYPGPVLLVRRTLDEITSTHFHSESKLPVIKTNRANELLLQLLRCRYPDLISEEEEVVRSWLAADCPQMDNLIYSFFYKVDEDWCLQTLRSYKASLGSNCSFPWNVGKNLSPAKKKQMALFLAKKHLKNVETTHGRTLPPNEFQMPWKV, encoded by the coding sequence ATGTGTTACAAAATGAAAACCTACTTGATGATCAAAGACAGCTGTCTGTTCAAGAAGTGCCCGGTGGAATATCGCTGGGATGAAGCAGGGACCAGCACCGTCACCAAtggacacagcagcagcagcaccatctgCATCGACAACCGGAACCCCCAAGGGATGCTTACGGTTCCCCAGGAGGGCGCTGTGGCAGAGAGCTCCACATCCAGCATCTTCCACTCCTTCAAGCATTGCTCCAGCAAGTTCGCCAGGTATGCGATTGCTCACTCCATCGGCCGCTGGCTGCTCTACCCGGGTTCCGTTTGCCTCTTGAACAAAGTCCCCGCCAATATACTGGTGAATGCCCGAACTCGCCTCATCGAGGATTTCCATGGGAAACGGGCCAAACTGATTGCCCGCGATGGGAACGAAATTGACACTATGTTTGTGGAcaggagaaagaggaaaagtCCAGAGAAACGGGGGATGCAGCTGGTGATCTGCTGCGAAGGCAATGGCAGTTTCTACGAGGTCGGATGCTTTTTCACCCCACTGAAGGCTGGGTACTCTGTCCTGGGGTGGAACCACCCTGGTTTCGGCAGGAGCACGGGCAAGCCCTACCCGGCGAATGACGTCAACGCTATGGATGTGGTCATCCAATATGCCATACGTCGCTTGGGTTTTGCCCTGCCGGACATTGCCATCTACGGCTACTCCTTAGGGAGCTACACAGCCACCTGGGCTGCCAAGACTTACCCGGAGCTCGGTGGGTTGGTACTGGATGCCTCCTTTGACAGCTTGCTCCCTTTGGCCATGAAGGTGATCACAAAGAGCTGGAAGAAGCTGGTCATCAAGACCGTGATGGAACACTTCAACCTCAACGTGGCGGAGATGCTGTGCCAGTACCCCGGCCCAGTGCTGCTTGTCAGGAGGACGTTGGACGAAATCACCAGCACCCACTTCCACTCGGAGAGCAAGCTGCCTGTCATCAAGACCAACCGAGCCAACGAGCTGCTCCTGCAGCTCTTGAGGTGCCGTTACCCCGACCTTATAtccgaggaggaggaagtggtgcGCAGCTGGCTGGCTGCCGACTGCCCTCAGATGGACAACCTCATCTACAGCTTCTTCTACAAAGTGGATGAGGACTGGTGCCTCCAAACACTCCGCAGCTACAAAGCCAGCCTTGGCTCAAATTGCAGCTTCCCGTGGAATGTCGGGAAGAACCTTTCCCCCGCGAAGAAGAAGCAGATGGCCTTGTTTTTGGCCAAGAAGCACCTGAAGAACGTGGAGACCACCCATGGAAGAACTTTGCCACCAAACGAATTTCAGATGCCCTGGAAGGTCTAG
- the LOC118089028 gene encoding protein ABHD16B-like: MCVFCFPKALAHIFKTYFMASYDFDFSNWPVDFRWDEAGVNGSPPSHVGSNRGHGGRPILVKAAARACPLTTALMRGPSRDRASRWNFLSHFKQMPSQWASYIMAHSLGRWLLYPGSVFLLNQALLPVLAKGQARLLRDYNGKRAKLVARDGNKIDTMFVDRRDKLKGQGDQRGNRLVVCCEGNVSFYQWGCLFTPLRTGYSVLGWNHPGFAGSTGHPYPENDANAVDVVIRYATSRLGFKIEDIIVYGWSLGGYSATWAAMTYPSLGALVLDATFDDLLPLALNVMPKSWKKLVVRTVKEHFNLNVGEQLCLYQGPVLLIRRTKDEVITTCPSGLEDQITNLRCNRANELLVQLLKHRYPEVMSQDGLEAVQVWLRAANPKQEESVYKRYRINDEWCLKELQKYKDSFENGSPSFPWRVGKHLARRGKQLMAVFLAKKHMRNVDATHWSLLKPDDFQMPWKL, from the coding sequence ATGTGCGTCTTCTGTTTTCCAAAGGCTCTGGCCCACATATTCAAAACCTATTTTATGGCCAGCTACGACTTTGATTTCAGCAACTGGCCTGTTGACTTCCGGTGGGACGAGGCCGGCGTCAACGGCAGCCCGCCCAGCCATGTTGGCAGCAACAGAGGCCACGGTGGCCGCCCAATCCTGGTCAAAGCAGCGGCGAGAGCGTGCCCGCTGACCACGGCCTTGATGCGAGGCCCTAGCAGAGACCGGGCCTCGCGCTGGAACTTCCTCAGCCACTTCAAGCAAATGCCCAGCCAGTGGGCCAGCTACATCATGGCGCACTCTTTGGGCCGGTGGCTGCTCTACCCCGGCTCTGTCTTCCTCCTGAACCAAGCGTTGTTGCCCGTCCTGGCCAAGGGCCAAGCTCGCCTCTTGAGGGATTACAACGGGAAGAGGGCCAAGCTGGTGGCTCGCGACGGGAACAAGATCGACACCATGTTTGTGGACCGGAGGGACAAGCTGAAAGGACAAGGGGATCAGCGGGGGAACCGGCTGGTGGTTTGCTGCGAAGGGAACGTCAGCTTCTACCAGTGGGGCTGCCTCTTCACCCCCTTGAGGACCGGGTATTCCGTGCTGGGGTGGAACCACCCCGGTTTCGCCGGGAGCACCGGCCATCCCTACCCAGAGAACGACGCCAATGCAGTGGATGTCGTGATCCGGTATGCCACCAGCCGCCTGGGCTTCAAGATAGAAGACATCATTGTGTACGGGTGGTCCTTAGGGGGCTACTCGGCCACGTGGGCTGCCATGACGTACCCGTCTCTGGGAGCCTTGGTGCTGGACGCCACTTTTGACGACCTGCTCCCCTTGGCGCTCAACGTCATGCCCAAGAGCTGGAAGAAGCTGGTGGTTCGGACGGTGAAGGAGCACTTCAACCTCAACGTGGGTGAGCAGCTGTGCCTGTACCAGGGACCCGTCTTGCTGATCCGCAGGACCAAAGACGAGGTCATCACCACCTGCCCGTCTGGCCTCGAGGACCAGATCACAAACCTCAGGTGCAACAGAGCCAACGAGCTGCTAGTGCAGCTCTTGAAGCACCGGTACCCCGAAGTCATGTCCCAGGACGGGTTGGAGGCTGTCCAGGTCTGGCTCAGGGCTGCCAACCCCAAACAGGAGGAGTCTGTTTACAAGCGCTACAGGATAAACGACGAGTGGTGTCTCAAGGAGCTGCAGAAGTACAAAGACAGCTTTGAGAATGGGAGCCCCTCCTTCCcttggagggtggggaagcacctcGCCCGCCGAGGGAAGCAGCTGATGGCCGTGTTCCTGGCCAAGAAGCACATGAGGAACGTGGATGCCACGCACTGGTCTCTCCTCAAGCCGGATGACTTTCAGATGCCCTGGAAGTTGTAG